A window of the Bradyrhizobium diazoefficiens genome harbors these coding sequences:
- a CDS encoding polysaccharide deacetylase family protein: MLSALNGRVSNRLARHFRAAPHRLPAHAPMVSFTFDDAPDSAAGEGASLLEAHGGRGTFYLAGSLVDRPSDHWRGLSNDAIVRLHRGGHEIGCHTFSHLRAIDLDESAMAREIERNRSHFLSIGSSIRLENFAYPYGLASVWRKPQLAQYFRSARGILPGVNSDVIDLQFLRASPLVNCEIDTAGVDRYFDEAVASGGWLIFYGHDVVDAPSPYGCTPALLRHALKAAEKRNMPIVTVAEALRRIGA, encoded by the coding sequence GTGCTGTCGGCCCTCAACGGACGCGTGAGCAATCGGCTGGCCCGGCATTTCCGCGCCGCGCCGCACCGCTTGCCGGCACACGCGCCCATGGTGAGCTTCACCTTCGATGACGCCCCCGACAGCGCCGCCGGCGAGGGTGCCTCGCTACTGGAGGCGCATGGCGGGCGCGGTACGTTCTACCTCGCCGGCAGCCTGGTCGATCGGCCCTCCGATCATTGGCGCGGCCTGTCGAACGATGCGATCGTCCGGCTGCATCGCGGCGGCCACGAGATCGGCTGCCACACTTTCTCGCATTTGCGCGCGATCGATCTCGACGAGAGCGCGATGGCGCGCGAGATCGAGCGAAACCGCAGTCATTTTCTCAGCATCGGCTCTTCGATCCGGCTTGAGAATTTTGCCTATCCCTATGGCCTCGCCTCGGTCTGGCGCAAACCGCAGCTCGCCCAATACTTCCGCTCCGCGCGCGGGATCCTTCCCGGTGTCAACAGCGACGTCATCGATCTCCAATTCTTGCGCGCTTCGCCGCTGGTCAATTGCGAGATCGATACGGCGGGCGTGGACCGCTATTTCGACGAGGCGGTCGCAAGCGGAGGCTGGCTGATCTTCTACGGCCACGATGTCGTCGACGCGCCGAGTCCCTATGGCTGCACGCCGGCTCTGCTGCGCCACGCGCTGAAGGCTGCGGAAAAGCGCAACATGCCGATCGTGACGGTCGCCGAGGCCTTGCGCAGGATCGGGGCGTAG
- the metA gene encoding homoserine O-succinyltransferase MetA has protein sequence MSVLIDRDQGIVSPALVPAEGDLARDHAGAELTIGLINNMPDTALKATERQFIRLLHAAAGPRRIRFHCFSLPSVKRSPEAKWHVESEYSDLSDLKRQKFDGLIVTGAEPVAPELDQEPYWRDLTELIDWARTNTRSTIWSCLAAHAAVLHLDRIERQRLPSKCHGIFDCEAVTGDPLTRDAPAPLKVSHSRLNEVIEGDLTQAGYQVLTRSAQAGVDVFVRQYASRFVFFQGHPEYDALSLQREYLRDIGRFLARGREAYPALPVCYFDAATEEKLMRFEKRARHQRHPALTNELPALTLRTDIAAGSAAAALFRNWLRHLGADTDAPLLAR, from the coding sequence ATGAGCGTCTTGATCGACAGGGATCAAGGTATTGTAAGCCCGGCGCTGGTGCCGGCCGAGGGTGACCTCGCGCGCGATCATGCCGGTGCCGAGCTTACCATCGGGCTGATCAACAACATGCCCGATACGGCGCTCAAGGCGACCGAGCGGCAGTTCATCAGGCTGCTCCACGCCGCAGCAGGGCCGCGCCGCATCCGCTTCCACTGCTTCTCGCTGCCGTCGGTGAAGCGCTCGCCGGAAGCGAAGTGGCACGTCGAGAGCGAATATTCCGATCTCTCAGATCTCAAGCGCCAGAAATTCGACGGGTTGATCGTAACCGGTGCCGAACCGGTCGCGCCCGAGCTCGACCAGGAACCGTACTGGCGCGACCTCACCGAGCTGATCGATTGGGCCCGAACCAATACCCGCTCGACGATCTGGTCATGCCTTGCCGCACATGCGGCGGTGCTGCACCTCGATCGTATCGAACGGCAGCGCCTGCCATCCAAATGTCATGGCATCTTCGACTGCGAGGCCGTGACCGGCGACCCGCTGACGCGCGATGCGCCGGCGCCGCTCAAGGTTTCGCATTCGCGCCTGAACGAAGTCATCGAGGGAGATCTCACCCAGGCCGGCTATCAGGTGCTGACCCGGTCGGCCCAGGCTGGCGTCGACGTCTTCGTCCGGCAGTATGCCAGCCGCTTCGTGTTCTTCCAGGGTCATCCCGAATATGACGCGCTGTCGCTCCAGCGCGAATATTTGCGCGACATCGGCCGCTTCCTCGCGCGCGGGCGGGAGGCCTATCCGGCGCTCCCCGTGTGTTATTTTGACGCAGCGACGGAAGAGAAGCTGATGCGATTCGAGAAGCGGGCGAGGCATCAGCGGCATCCGGCATTGACCAATGAACTGCCGGCGCTGACCTTGCGCACCGATATTGCGGCCGGCAGTGCCGCCGCGGCGCTTTTTCGCAATTGGCTGAGACATCTCGGCGCGGACACCGACGCTCCGCTGCTGGCGCGTTAA
- a CDS encoding O-acetylhomoserine aminocarboxypropyltransferase/cysteine synthase family protein: protein MRNETIAIHAGYEPEATTHAVAVPIYQTAAYAFDSADHGAALFNLEAEGFRYSRIANPTSAVLEKRIAELEGGVGALAVATGQAALHFAFVNVADHGGNIVSVPQLYGTTHTLLSHILPRQGITGRFAESDKPEAIEKLIDENTRAVFAETIGNPAGNVCDIEALARIAHAHGVPLIVDNTVATPILLKPFDYGADIAVHSLTKFLGGHGTTLGGAIVDSGNFPWAKHADRFPAYNKPDASYHGLVYAERFGKTAYIERARSVYQRTMGSVLSPFNAFLLLQGIETVALRMERHCENARKVAEFLRNDPRVAWVNYTGFPDSPYYPLVQKYLDGNASSLFTFGIKGGMEAGKTFYDALKLITRLVNIGDAKSLACHPASTTHRQMSPEQQRTAGVLPETIRLSIGIEHAADIIEDIDQALEKACPIARLQAAE, encoded by the coding sequence ATGCGCAACGAGACGATTGCTATTCACGCCGGCTATGAGCCCGAAGCCACCACGCACGCGGTTGCCGTGCCGATCTACCAGACCGCGGCCTACGCCTTCGACAGCGCCGATCACGGCGCGGCTCTCTTCAATCTCGAGGCCGAAGGTTTTCGTTATAGCCGCATCGCCAATCCGACCAGCGCGGTGCTGGAGAAGCGCATTGCCGAGCTCGAAGGCGGCGTCGGCGCGCTCGCAGTCGCGACCGGCCAGGCCGCGCTGCATTTCGCCTTCGTCAATGTCGCCGACCACGGCGGCAACATCGTGTCCGTGCCGCAGCTCTACGGCACCACGCACACGCTGCTCTCCCACATCCTGCCGCGGCAGGGCATCACCGGCCGCTTCGCCGAGAGCGACAAACCCGAGGCGATCGAGAAGCTGATCGACGAGAACACCCGGGCGGTGTTCGCCGAGACCATCGGCAATCCGGCCGGCAATGTCTGCGACATCGAGGCGCTGGCCAGGATCGCGCATGCCCATGGCGTGCCGCTGATCGTCGACAACACGGTCGCGACGCCCATCCTGCTCAAGCCGTTCGACTACGGCGCCGACATCGCCGTGCATTCGCTGACCAAGTTTTTGGGCGGCCACGGCACCACGCTCGGCGGCGCCATCGTCGATTCCGGAAATTTCCCCTGGGCCAAGCACGCCGACCGCTTCCCGGCCTACAACAAGCCGGACGCCTCCTATCACGGGCTCGTCTATGCCGAGCGCTTCGGCAAGACCGCCTATATCGAGCGCGCGCGCAGCGTTTATCAACGCACCATGGGTTCGGTGCTGTCGCCGTTCAACGCCTTCCTGCTGCTCCAGGGCATCGAGACGGTGGCGCTGCGCATGGAGCGCCACTGCGAGAACGCCCGCAAGGTCGCCGAATTCCTGCGCAACGATCCGCGCGTCGCCTGGGTCAACTACACCGGGTTCCCGGACAGCCCCTATTATCCGCTGGTCCAGAAGTATCTCGACGGCAACGCCTCCTCACTGTTCACCTTTGGCATCAAGGGTGGCATGGAGGCCGGCAAGACCTTCTATGATGCGCTGAAGCTGATCACGCGCCTCGTCAATATCGGCGATGCCAAGTCGCTGGCCTGCCATCCGGCCTCGACCACGCACCGGCAAATGTCGCCGGAGCAGCAGCGCACAGCCGGCGTGCTGCCGGAAACGATCCGCCTCTCGATCGGCATCGAGCATGCCGCCGATATCATCGAGGACATCGACCAGGCGCTGGAAAAGGCTTGTCCGATCGCGCGTCTTCAGGCCGCGGAGTAG
- a CDS encoding amidase family protein: protein MAKKAATKKKSAAKNAAKTSSKKAVVRKGAAAKTATKAAPRKSAAARRPKGPAWQWSAVETAAAIRSGAISAVETVEAHLERMHAVNPRLNAVVVDLGEDALKAAHAADKQRAKGGELGLLHGVPVTVKENVDYEGRPNFNGVPANKDLVAPSDSPVVRNLKKAGAIVIGLTNTPEFSFRGFTDNPLHGLTLNPWDPNITCGGSSGGAGSAVAAGIGTIAHGNDIGGSLRWPAHCNGVATIKPTQGRIPAFNASATAERPMLAHLMSAQGPLARHVGDVRLALEVMSQCDPRDPWWVPAPLIGPKPKGPIKVALAKVPEDMAVDPAVSAALRQAADHLERSGYRVSEVEVPDINGVWQTWCDIITNETVMMQEASMLKVTSEDFHKAWGGMKTKASTLDLKAWMQATAARNGHIRAWQLFFEEYPVVLAPTTVKPTPGPRDDTVSAERVQEIFWGEIRFISAINVLGLPGVVVPVALHDGKPIGVQLIAGRYREDLALDAAAAIEKRAGVLTHRLWDTMA from the coding sequence GTGGCGAAGAAGGCGGCGACCAAGAAGAAAAGTGCTGCAAAGAACGCAGCGAAGACCTCGAGCAAGAAGGCCGTCGTCCGCAAAGGTGCGGCCGCGAAGACGGCCACGAAGGCTGCGCCGCGCAAATCGGCCGCCGCACGCCGCCCTAAGGGGCCGGCCTGGCAATGGTCGGCGGTGGAGACCGCGGCGGCGATCCGCTCCGGCGCAATCTCCGCGGTGGAAACCGTCGAGGCGCATCTGGAGCGGATGCATGCGGTCAATCCCCGGCTCAATGCGGTCGTCGTCGATCTCGGCGAGGACGCTCTGAAGGCCGCGCATGCGGCCGACAAGCAGCGCGCCAAGGGCGGCGAGCTCGGCCTCCTGCACGGCGTGCCCGTCACCGTCAAAGAGAACGTCGACTACGAAGGCCGGCCCAATTTCAACGGCGTCCCCGCCAACAAGGACCTCGTCGCGCCGTCGGATTCGCCGGTGGTGCGTAACCTGAAGAAGGCCGGGGCAATCGTCATCGGCCTCACCAATACGCCGGAATTCTCGTTCCGCGGCTTCACCGACAATCCGCTGCACGGATTGACGCTCAATCCCTGGGACCCGAACATCACCTGCGGCGGCTCCTCGGGCGGCGCGGGTTCGGCGGTCGCTGCCGGCATCGGCACCATTGCGCATGGCAACGACATCGGTGGCTCGTTGCGCTGGCCGGCGCATTGCAATGGCGTCGCTACCATCAAGCCGACGCAGGGTCGCATTCCCGCCTTCAACGCCAGCGCGACGGCGGAGCGGCCGATGCTGGCGCATCTGATGTCGGCGCAGGGGCCGCTCGCCCGCCACGTCGGCGACGTCCGTCTTGCGCTGGAGGTGATGAGCCAGTGCGATCCGCGCGATCCCTGGTGGGTGCCGGCGCCGCTGATCGGGCCGAAGCCGAAGGGCCCGATCAAGGTCGCGCTGGCAAAGGTCCCGGAAGACATGGCGGTCGATCCGGCGGTCAGCGCGGCGCTTCGCCAGGCCGCCGATCACCTCGAGCGCTCCGGCTATCGCGTCAGCGAGGTCGAGGTGCCCGACATCAACGGCGTCTGGCAGACCTGGTGCGACATCATCACCAACGAGACGGTGATGATGCAGGAGGCCAGCATGCTGAAGGTCACGTCGGAAGACTTCCACAAGGCGTGGGGCGGCATGAAGACCAAGGCGAGCACGCTCGATCTCAAGGCGTGGATGCAGGCGACAGCCGCGCGCAACGGCCATATCCGCGCCTGGCAATTGTTCTTCGAGGAGTATCCGGTGGTGCTGGCGCCGACCACGGTGAAGCCGACGCCGGGGCCGCGCGACGACACCGTCAGTGCCGAACGCGTGCAGGAAATCTTCTGGGGCGAGATCCGCTTCATCTCCGCGATCAACGTGCTGGGGCTGCCCGGCGTCGTGGTGCCGGTGGCCTTGCACGACGGCAAGCCGATCGGCGTGCAACTCATCGCGGGCCGCTATCGTGAGGATCTGGCGCTGGACGCTGCCGCCGCGATCGAGAAGCGCGCCGGCGTGCTGACCCACCGGCTCTGGGACACGATGGCCTGA
- a CDS encoding aldo/keto reductase, which produces MEYRHLGASGLKVPVLSFGTGTFGGQGPLFSAWGRSGAEEARRLVDICLEAGVNLFDSADVYSNGASEEILGAAIKGRRDKVLISTKMSLPMGDGPLDAGSSRHRLLASVEAALRRLGTDYIDLLQLHAFDAFTPIEEVLSTLDTLVQVGKLRYVGVSNFAGWQLMKSLAIADRHGWPRYVAHQVYYSLLGSDYEWELMPLAGDQGVGALIWSPLGWGRLTGKIRRGQPLPQTSRLHATAQFGPPVDEQRLYAIVDVLDAIAAETGRTVPQVAIAWLLSRPTVSSVIVGARDEAQLRDNLGAVGWSLSADQLKRLDEVSVVMPPYPYYPYRIQDGFARLNPPTV; this is translated from the coding sequence ATGGAATATCGTCATCTCGGCGCTTCCGGGCTCAAGGTGCCCGTTCTGAGCTTCGGCACCGGCACCTTTGGCGGCCAAGGGCCGCTGTTCTCGGCCTGGGGCCGCAGCGGCGCCGAGGAGGCGCGCAGGCTGGTCGACATCTGCCTCGAGGCCGGCGTCAATCTGTTCGACAGCGCCGACGTCTATTCGAACGGCGCCTCCGAGGAGATTCTCGGCGCCGCGATCAAGGGCCGGCGCGACAAGGTGCTGATCTCGACCAAGATGAGCCTGCCGATGGGCGATGGCCCGCTCGATGCCGGCTCGTCGCGGCATCGCCTGCTGGCCTCGGTCGAGGCGGCGCTACGGCGGCTCGGCACCGACTATATCGATCTGCTTCAACTCCACGCATTCGACGCCTTCACGCCGATCGAGGAGGTGCTGTCCACGCTCGATACGCTCGTGCAGGTCGGCAAGCTGCGCTATGTCGGCGTCTCCAATTTTGCCGGCTGGCAGTTGATGAAGTCGCTCGCCATCGCCGATCGTCACGGCTGGCCCCGCTATGTCGCGCATCAGGTCTACTACTCGCTGCTCGGCAGCGACTATGAGTGGGAGCTGATGCCGCTCGCAGGCGACCAGGGTGTCGGCGCGCTCATCTGGAGCCCGCTCGGCTGGGGCCGATTGACAGGAAAGATCCGGCGCGGCCAGCCCTTGCCGCAAACCAGTCGCCTGCATGCGACGGCGCAGTTCGGTCCGCCCGTGGACGAGCAGCGGCTCTACGCGATCGTCGATGTGCTCGATGCGATTGCCGCCGAGACCGGCCGCACCGTGCCGCAGGTTGCGATCGCCTGGCTGCTATCGCGCCCGACGGTATCGTCCGTGATCGTCGGCGCCCGCGACGAGGCGCAGTTGCGCGACAATCTCGGTGCGGTCGGCTGGTCGCTGAGCGCGGATCAGCTCAAGCGCCTCGACGAGGTCAGCGTGGTGATGCCGCCCTATCCCTATTATCCCTATCGCATCCAGGACGGATTTGCGCGCCTGAACCCGCCGACGGTCTGA
- a CDS encoding MFS transporter: MPPAVLALTAGAFGIGTTEFIIMGLLLQVAADMHVSVPVAGLLISGYALGVFVGAPVLTLATRRLPRKTVLLALMAIFTLGNAACALAPNYELLMAARVLTSLAHGTFFGVGSVVATNLVAEDKRASAIATMFIGLTVATLLGVPFGAWFGLMLGWRAAFWAVTVIGVIAFAVVAALVPGHVGNGDKPISLAEEIAVLGRGQVSLGLAMTVFGFAGLFVVFTYIQPILTRFTGFSEAAVSPILLVFGLGLAIGNVAGGKLADRGLARALTGTLAALAIVLLGLAAVLSVKIPTIALILLLGIAAFATVAPLQLRVLEAAGPSGRTLASSLNIAAFNLGNALGAWAGGVTIDRGLGLSALPLVAAGITAIGLVLALWSLQLDRRQAAVAACPAE; this comes from the coding sequence ATGCCTCCCGCCGTCCTCGCGCTTACCGCCGGTGCCTTCGGCATCGGCACCACCGAATTCATCATCATGGGCCTGCTGCTCCAGGTCGCCGCCGACATGCACGTCTCCGTGCCGGTCGCGGGGCTGCTCATCTCCGGCTATGCGCTCGGCGTGTTCGTCGGCGCGCCCGTGCTGACGCTCGCGACCCGCCGGCTACCGCGAAAGACCGTGCTGTTGGCGCTGATGGCGATCTTTACGCTCGGCAATGCAGCCTGTGCGCTCGCGCCGAATTACGAATTGCTGATGGCCGCGCGGGTACTGACCTCGCTCGCCCATGGCACCTTCTTCGGTGTCGGTTCGGTGGTGGCGACCAACCTGGTCGCCGAGGACAAGCGCGCTTCCGCCATCGCCACGATGTTCATCGGCCTCACGGTCGCGACGCTGCTCGGCGTACCCTTCGGTGCCTGGTTCGGCCTGATGCTCGGCTGGCGCGCGGCATTCTGGGCGGTGACGGTGATCGGCGTGATCGCCTTTGCGGTGGTGGCGGCGCTCGTGCCCGGCCATGTTGGCAACGGCGACAAGCCGATCTCGCTCGCCGAGGAGATTGCCGTGCTCGGGCGCGGGCAGGTGTCGCTCGGCCTCGCCATGACCGTGTTCGGCTTCGCCGGCCTGTTCGTCGTCTTCACCTATATCCAGCCGATCCTGACCCGTTTCACCGGCTTTTCGGAAGCCGCCGTCTCGCCGATCCTGCTGGTGTTCGGTCTCGGGCTTGCGATCGGCAATGTCGCCGGCGGCAAGCTCGCCGACCGTGGCCTTGCTCGCGCACTGACCGGCACGCTCGCCGCGCTCGCCATCGTGCTGCTTGGTCTCGCCGCCGTGCTGTCGGTCAAGATTCCCACCATTGCGCTGATCCTGCTGCTCGGCATCGCGGCCTTTGCAACCGTCGCGCCGCTGCAGCTTCGCGTGCTGGAGGCCGCCGGCCCCAGCGGCCGCACGCTCGCCTCCAGCCTCAACATTGCCGCGTTCAATCTCGGCAATGCGCTCGGTGCCTGGGCCGGCGGCGTCACCATCGATCGTGGGCTCGGCCTCTCTGCGCTGCCGCTGGTTGCGGCCGGCATCACCGCAATCGGACTCGTGCTGGCGCTGTGGAGCCTTCAGCTCGACCGCAGGCAGGCCGCTGTCGCGGCGTGCCCGGCGGAATAG
- a CDS encoding LysR family transcriptional regulator, whose amino-acid sequence MARFDTNRSAEMEVFVRVVDLGGFTQAAQKLRLTPSGVSKLISRLEARLGSRLINRTTRKLTLTEEGQAFYQRAVRILGEMEEAEREAASGATPRGRLTVNSNIPFGMLHVMPLIPRFLAEHPDVTLDLMLTDTLIDLMQERADVAIRVGPLRTSRLVARKLGTSRMAVVGAPDYLARAGMPKTPADLADHRGIGWTFPRSIRGWPFKRGDRTEEAVPPPAARVSDGEAARRLALGGVGLARLALFHIGPDIEAGRLVPVLQGYNPGDREDIHAVYVGHAAPLPARVRAFIDFLAEHVRVSDPTLKRAQDGTWKMAG is encoded by the coding sequence ATGGCTCGTTTCGACACCAACCGCTCTGCCGAGATGGAGGTTTTCGTCCGCGTCGTCGACCTCGGCGGCTTCACCCAGGCCGCGCAAAAGCTGCGCCTGACGCCGTCGGGCGTCAGCAAGCTGATCTCGCGGCTGGAGGCGCGGCTCGGCTCGCGGCTGATCAACCGCACCACGCGCAAGCTGACGCTGACGGAGGAAGGCCAGGCCTTCTACCAGCGCGCCGTGCGCATCCTCGGCGAGATGGAGGAAGCCGAACGTGAAGCGGCATCCGGCGCCACACCGCGCGGCCGGCTCACGGTCAACAGCAACATCCCCTTCGGCATGCTGCATGTGATGCCGCTGATTCCGCGCTTTCTCGCAGAGCATCCCGACGTCACGCTCGACCTGATGCTGACCGACACGCTGATCGATCTGATGCAGGAGCGCGCCGATGTCGCCATCCGCGTCGGCCCCCTGCGCACCTCACGCCTCGTCGCGCGAAAGCTCGGCACCAGCCGCATGGCGGTGGTCGGTGCGCCGGATTATCTGGCCCGCGCGGGCATGCCGAAGACGCCGGCGGACCTCGCCGACCACCGTGGCATCGGCTGGACCTTTCCGCGCTCGATCCGCGGCTGGCCGTTCAAGCGCGGCGACCGCACCGAGGAAGCGGTGCCGCCGCCGGCCGCACGCGTCAGCGACGGCGAAGCCGCCCGCCGCCTTGCGCTCGGCGGCGTCGGCCTCGCCCGCCTCGCCCTCTTCCACATCGGCCCCGACATCGAAGCCGGCCGCCTCGTGCCCGTGCTGCAAGGCTATAATCCCGGCGACCGCGAAGACATCCATGCCGTCTATGTCGGCCACGCGGCGCCGCTGCCTGCACGCGTGCGTGCGTTCATCGATTTCTTGGCGGAGCACGTGCGGGTGAGCGACCCAACGCTGAAGCGTGCGCAGGATGGGACGTGGAAAATGGCGGGATGA
- a CDS encoding calcium-binding protein: MITLGNGNDTIDASGYGNIIMLGNGKNIVHPGDGASTTTAGNGNDQVTLSGFGNTVILGNGNDLVTGGSGANSVTLGDGDNTVNLGGMVNQITVGSGTNTIIAGNGADNVVAGAGHDTITLGGVANHVVLNGSAATVTNQIGLDVITANGGSDQFNFVGFGNQAIINGAAHVNINDHSTGLTVSINSSNQIDTIFGFGNDPLGVIDLANGVGNYHSVADIMSALKGDGHGGTLLALGSAPNAGSVDFVDTAISQLHASNFMIV; the protein is encoded by the coding sequence ATGATCACGCTCGGCAATGGCAACGACACCATTGACGCCAGCGGATACGGGAACATCATCATGTTGGGCAACGGCAAGAATATTGTCCATCCGGGTGACGGCGCGAGCACAACGACGGCCGGCAACGGCAACGACCAGGTGACGCTCTCCGGATTTGGCAACACCGTCATACTTGGAAATGGCAACGATCTCGTCACCGGCGGAAGCGGCGCCAACAGTGTCACGCTCGGCGACGGCGACAACACCGTGAACCTCGGCGGCATGGTCAACCAGATCACCGTCGGTTCGGGAACAAACACAATCATTGCCGGCAACGGAGCGGATAACGTCGTTGCTGGCGCGGGTCACGATACAATCACACTAGGCGGAGTCGCCAATCACGTGGTGCTCAACGGCTCCGCGGCAACTGTGACAAACCAGATTGGCCTGGACGTCATTACGGCCAATGGCGGATCAGATCAGTTTAACTTTGTCGGGTTCGGCAATCAGGCGATCATCAATGGCGCGGCCCATGTCAACATCAACGATCACAGCACGGGCCTGACCGTCTCGATCAACTCCAGCAACCAAATCGATACGATCTTCGGATTCGGCAATGACCCGCTCGGCGTCATCGATCTTGCAAACGGCGTCGGCAATTACCACTCCGTCGCCGACATCATGAGCGCGCTCAAGGGCGATGGACACGGCGGGACCCTGCTTGCGCTGGGCAGCGCTCCCAACGCGGGATCTGTCGATTTCGTCGACACCGCGATCAGCCAATTGCACGCATCGAACTTTATGATCGTGTAA
- a CDS encoding cyclase family protein — MARRLIDISVPLQNDVPADPPGNHPTIQYVDHQQGLPRMLQFFDGLKAEDLPDGQGWAVEMVHLSTHNGTHLDAPWHFHPTMNRGERAWTIDEVPLEWCFQPGVKLDFRHLPDGYVATAKDVEAELKRIGHKLSPLEIVVVNTSAGAKYGQQDYVTSGCGMGYEATMYLLERGVRLTGIDGWSWNAPFVYTAKKYAETRDASLIWEGHKAGRHIGYCHIEKLHNLELLPSTGFMVSCFPVKIERASAGWTRAVAIVEG, encoded by the coding sequence ATGGCGCGCAGACTGATCGATATCTCCGTACCGCTGCAAAACGACGTGCCGGCCGATCCGCCGGGCAATCATCCGACCATTCAGTACGTCGATCATCAACAAGGCTTGCCGCGCATGCTCCAGTTCTTCGATGGGCTGAAGGCGGAGGATCTGCCTGACGGCCAGGGCTGGGCGGTGGAGATGGTCCATCTTTCCACCCACAACGGCACCCATCTTGACGCCCCCTGGCATTTCCATCCCACGATGAACCGCGGCGAGCGCGCGTGGACCATCGACGAAGTGCCGCTGGAATGGTGCTTTCAGCCCGGCGTGAAGCTCGACTTCCGTCATCTGCCGGACGGCTATGTCGCGACCGCCAAGGATGTCGAAGCCGAGCTCAAGCGCATCGGGCATAAATTGTCGCCGCTGGAGATCGTCGTGGTCAATACCAGCGCCGGCGCCAAATATGGCCAACAGGACTACGTCACCTCGGGCTGCGGCATGGGCTACGAGGCGACGATGTATCTGCTCGAGCGCGGCGTGCGGCTGACCGGGATCGATGGCTGGAGCTGGAACGCGCCCTTCGTCTACACCGCGAAGAAATATGCCGAGACCAGGGATGCCAGCCTGATCTGGGAAGGTCACAAGGCTGGACGCCACATCGGCTATTGCCACATCGAGAAGCTGCACAATCTCGAGCTTCTGCCCTCGACCGGTTTCATGGTGTCGTGCTTCCCGGTGAAGATCGAGCGGGCATCCGCGGGCTGGACACGGGCGGTTGCCATCGTTGAGGGCTAA
- a CDS encoding fumarylacetoacetate hydrolase family protein: protein MKLATFKSAGQDKIGIVHSNDSQIFDLAAAAGRDGQGSPAFSSMLSLIDAGPRALEQAAALFEEHGKDPALSSATGAVDLLAPVPEPRQMRDGMSFPLHILQAPRGQRKLAARAGGDMAELARIDAEPLGELPEVYRKQPIFYITNRFSVRGTNTTVRWPRYSRVMDYELEFGIITKNRGANISAAKAKDHIFGYTIFNDFSARDAQRIEMEGRLGPAKGKSFDGGNVMGPWIVTPDEIGDPYKLKMEARVNGETRSTGATDGMLFSFEEIIAHVTQDETLMPGEFIGSGTVGNGCGLELGWFLEHGDTVELEVEKIGVLKNRVERQDA from the coding sequence GTGAAACTCGCAACATTCAAGTCGGCCGGGCAGGACAAGATCGGCATCGTGCATTCCAATGACAGCCAGATATTCGACCTTGCCGCGGCCGCCGGCCGTGATGGACAGGGCAGTCCGGCCTTCAGCTCGATGCTGTCGCTGATCGACGCGGGGCCACGCGCGCTGGAACAGGCGGCGGCGCTGTTCGAGGAGCACGGCAAGGACCCGGCGCTATCGTCGGCGACAGGTGCGGTAGATCTTCTCGCGCCGGTGCCGGAGCCGCGGCAGATGCGCGACGGCATGTCATTTCCGCTGCACATCCTCCAGGCGCCGCGCGGCCAGCGGAAGCTTGCGGCGCGCGCCGGGGGTGACATGGCGGAACTGGCGCGAATCGACGCCGAGCCGCTCGGCGAGTTGCCCGAGGTCTATCGCAAGCAGCCGATCTTCTACATCACCAACCGTTTCAGCGTCCGCGGCACCAACACCACCGTAAGGTGGCCGCGCTACAGCAGGGTGATGGACTACGAGCTCGAATTCGGCATCATCACCAAGAACAGGGGCGCGAATATCTCTGCGGCGAAGGCGAAGGATCACATCTTCGGCTACACCATCTTCAACGATTTCTCGGCGCGCGACGCCCAGCGCATCGAGATGGAAGGACGGCTCGGCCCCGCCAAGGGCAAGAGCTTCGACGGCGGCAATGTGATGGGACCGTGGATCGTGACGCCGGATGAGATCGGCGATCCCTATAAGCTGAAGATGGAAGCACGTGTGAACGGCGAGACCCGCTCAACTGGGGCCACGGATGGGATGCTGTTCTCGTTCGAGGAGATCATCGCCCATGTCACGCAGGACGAGACTCTGATGCCGGGCGAATTCATCGGTTCGGGCACGGTGGGCAATGGCTGCGGACTCGAGCTTGGCTGGTTTCTCGAACATGGCGATACGGTCGAGCTCGAAGTCGAAAAAATCGGCGTCTTGAAGAACAGGGTAGAGCGCCAGGACGCTTGA